From the genome of Natronolimnobius baerhuensis:
CGACGCCACCCTCGCTGCACTCGCTGCCGCCAAACTCGAGGCTGGCGACACGACCGTCTCTGCGGTCAACGTCTCACAGCGTCTCGTCGATGTCGTCACGGATGTCGGCGCAACCCTCGAGTTGACGCCCATCGGCTCGACGAACATCATCACACGCATCGAGGAACTCGAGGCAAACGGCAACAGCGTGCCGGTCGCTGGTGAGGGCAACGGCGGCATCTTCTTCCCTGACTACCGGCTCTCGCGAGATGGCGCGTTCACCGCCGCAAAATTCCTCGAGTTAGTCGCCGACCACCCAGTCAGCGAAATCGTCGCCCCCTACGACGGCTACGCGAACGTCCGGCGCAACCTCGAGTACGAGTCGACCGCAGAACGGGATGCAATGCTCGATGCAGCCGCCAACCACGCCCAGGCCGCTGATGCGGAACTCAACACACGAGACGGCTACCGGCTGGATTACGGCGACGCCTGGGTGCTCGCTCGCCCGTCAGGAACCGAGCCACTCGTTCGCGTCTACGCCGAAGCCCGCGACGAAGCCCGCGCACAGGAACTGGTCGAAGAACTCGGCGAAACCCTCGAGAACGCACGCGCAGACACCTAATCGGCTCTTTTCATTTTGACTTCCAGTCTTCGGTATAGCGAACGCCAAGCCGTTCAGTCGCGAGCAAGAGTCGGTGTGTCACGACAAGAACCACGACTGCGAGAATAATTATCGCCCCCTCGAGTAGCGTCGAGAGCAGGCCGAGCGAGACGATCAGCGTCGTCGCACAGGCCGGCGGATGGCGCGTATCCGTTGCGAGCATGCCGCCCGCTGTGAGTGTTGTCGCAAGCACGCCGCTTGCGGCAAGGCGTAGCCCCTCGAGCGAGCCGGGATCGGTCGTCCCTGTCATACTGATTCCCGTCGCAAACAGCAGGTAGGCGGCGAGCCCGGCCACAACGCCGATTGTATGGCCGCCGATCACCCGCCGCGGTGCGGTCGCGTCGCTGTCCTGAAAGAGCGCAAGAACGAACGCAGAGGGGCCGAGACTCGGAAACAACAGTGGCAGTCCCGACAACCAGGCCAGTGCGGCCGTCGTCGAGATGAGAACGCCAGTGTGCAGCGTTGTTCCCGTTCGGTCGTCCATACAAGGTGGTTCCGTTCGGGCGGGAAAACCGCGCTGGTTCGGTTGTCGGTCGTGTGCTCGAGGCCTCCGCCGTCAGCAGTTAGCGCTCGTGCGGAACAATAGTCACCGGCACCGACGCGCGCCGCGTCACGTTCTCGGCGACACTTCCGAGAAGCATTCGCGAGACGCCAGCACGGCCTTCGCTGCCCATCACGATCTGATCAATACCGTGCTCGTCGACGTACTCGAGAATTGCGTCTGCTGGCGTCCCTTCGACGACCTGCGTCTCGAGGTGGCGGTCCGCAGCGCGTGTCTCGACGTCGTCGAAGAACGCCGGCTCGTGATCATCGGCCGTCGGCCCGCCGCCGTAGCCACTCTCGAGGTCATCAACGACGTGAATCACCGACACCGCTGTTTCCGGATCGAAGACGGTAAGCGCGTGCTCGAGGGCCGCTCGAGCGGGGTTGGAGTCGTCAATCGGGACGAGCACCTGTCGAGTCATACTGGTGCCTACGGCCGCCCGTAGGGTAAACTCGAGGGTCGGGTATACCGTTACGAGCGCCAGTACGCCGGCGTCAGCAGGACGAGCACGGGAATGATCTCGATGCGGCCGATCCACATCATGACGATCATGACCGCTCTCGAGGACGTCGGGAAGCCGGCGTAGTTGTCCATCGGCCCGGCGAGTTCGAACGCAGGGCCGATGTTCAGGAAGATCGAGGCCGCAGCACCCAGCGCGGCAAACTCGTTGAAATTGCCCGTCCCAGCGCGCGTTGCATCGACGACGAGAAAGATCGTCAGCAGGAAGAAGATGACGAGAGCCAACAGGACGTAGGAAAACACGTCGTTGACCGTCTCCTCGTCGACGACGCTGTCGCCGAGACGAAGCGGCCGGACCGCCTCGGGGTGGACCACCGTAAACAGGTTCCGTCGGAACGCTTTCAGGACGATCACCCAGCGTAGCGACTTGATCGAACAGGTTGTACTCCCAGCCATTCCGCCCAGAAACATGCACAAAAACAGCATGTGCTTTGCACCGACGGTCCACGTGTCGAAGTCAGTCGAGGCATACCCCGTCGTCGTAATCAGCGAGACGACGTTGAACAACCCGTGACGAACCGTCGCCTCGAGGTCGCCGTCAAGCCCTGGATTCGAATCGAGAAGGAGGATGGCAACGACGATGGTTCCGAAAACAACAATCGTGCCGAGATAAAAACGCAGCTCCTCGGACTGCAGCGGGCGCTCAAAGTCGCCTTGCGTGATGTAGTACAGCAGGACGAAGTTGGTCGAGCCGAGGATCATGAACGGCATCACCGACCACTGGACGACCGGCGAAAACGCGCCAACACTGTCTGGTTCGGGCGAGAATCCGGCGGTTGCAACGCTCGTGAGTGCGTGTGAGACGGCATTAAACAGGTCCATGTTTTCCGCGACCCCAGCGACGTGTAAGCCATAGAAGACACAGATAGCGAGCACCGTCAGCCCGACGTACAGCCCCCAGATGAGCCGTGCGGTCTCAGAGATGTGTGGCCGGAGTTTTGTGACGTTTCGTGTCTGGGTTTCGGTCTCCATGAGCTGTGCCCCACCGACCATCAGGTGCGAGAGCAGACCGATTGCGACGATCAGGATTCCCAGCCCGCCAAGCCACTGGATGAGTTGTCGCCACAGCATGATCGCTCGAGAGTGGGCCGAAAAGTCTTCCATGACGGTCGCGCCTGTCGTCGTCAGCCCACTGACGCTCTCGAACAGGGCGTTAATGGGATGTGCAATTGAGCCAACACCGGCGACGACGAATGGAATCGCACCGACGAATCCGATGCTGAACCAGATGAGCGCAACGACCAGAAACGACTCTCGCTGGCCGAGTTCGCGCTCGTCGGTGATCTGCTCGAGGGCGAGTCCGACGGCGATAGTAACTGCGATTGCGACGAGAAATGGAAGCGGATCGTCGCCATCGAGAATCGCAAGGAGTAACGGTGCCGTCAGTGGCACAGCGAGCCATTTAAGCACCGTTCCGGTCAGACTACAACTTGCTCGCCACTCGACGCGAATCCTCATCTGCTCTCAACCTGTGTGGCGAGGGCTATAATGGATTCGGACAGCAGCCACTGGCGTCACCCTCGAGAGAGGAGCATATGCGAAGACAGAGTGGCCGGTGGCGCAGTCGTCTGGAGGCGAGCAGAGACGACAGTCCATCCACCGGGGGAGGAGTCCGCGAGGCCGCGGCCTCGAGTGGAATCCGGCTCCGTTTCGGGTTGGTCAACTTTGGTTGTGGCCGTGGCCGGCGTATAACGCGACGACGTTGACTGCGAGCAGTGCGAGGAACGTGAGTGTCACACTCGGATCGCCAAGCCCCTGCATGAGTAACGGCAGATGGATGAAGGGGAGAGCAATCGCAATCCAGAACGAGAGGAACTGTGCTGGACCTTTGAGAGAGCGGACGAGAGGGCGTCCCTGGTTACGGTCCGCTTCAGCGCTGGACGGACCGATCGATTCGTTCGAGAGCGGGGAATGGTTCGACATCGTGGACGGTTCACCTTTGCGTATTCACGACATTCACTGTCGGGATCATATAAGGGGCTGAATATTGGTCTTGTTTCGCCTCGTTTCACCGTGGTAACCGATAGCTGGATCCGTTTTGAAACGGCCTGAAATCGCGTTTAAAATTTTAAAACTGTCTCTCTGTCCGTAGTTTCGATAGTCGGTGAAGATCGGTCAGTCCGTCTGGTCGCCGGTCAAACGAACCGGATTCGTTCACCAGAACGCGACATCGCTCGCCCACTCACCAGCCTGCTCGAGTATGCTGTCACTTTTTCGAGAGTCGAGCGCAATCCCCTTGTACTGTCGCTGCAATCGATGCGACATGAGCGAGCGAACGGCGACGGCAACCCGTGAGACTGCCGAAACGACGATTGAGTGTACACTCGGCGTCGACGGCACCGGGTCGGCCACAATCGACACTGGCATCGGCTTCTTCGATCACATGCTCGAGGCACTCGCCAAACACGGTCTGTTCGACCTCGAGGTCGACTGTGACGGCGATCTCGAGATCGACGATCACCACACGGTCGAGGACGTCGCAATCGTACTTGGGACGGCACTCGATGAGGCACTGGGTGATCGAGCGGGAATCGTTCGCTATGCAGATCGCCGAGTGCCCCTAGACGAGGCCGTCGCCGGCGCTGTCGTCGATCTCAGCGGGCGTCCGCGATTTTACTTCGACGGCGAGTTCTCCCAGGCATCGGTTGGTGGCTTCACGAGTGATATGGCACGCCATTTCTGTGAAACGCTTGCGATGAACGCCGGAATTACACTTCACGTCGATGTCGAGGGCGAAAACGCCCACCACGAGGTCGAGGCGCTGTTCAAGACGCTGGCGCGGACGCTCGACGACGCGACGCGACTCGACGACCGACGCGAAGGAACGCCGAGCACGAAGGGGACGCTTAACGGCTAAGTACAGTTCTCACGCCCGCTTCAGGCCCGTCGTAACTCGCCACCGT
Proteins encoded in this window:
- a CDS encoding HPP family protein; the protein is MDDRTGTTLHTGVLISTTAALAWLSGLPLLFPSLGPSAFVLALFQDSDATAPRRVIGGHTIGVVAGLAAYLLFATGISMTGTTDPGSLEGLRLAASGVLATTLTAGGMLATDTRHPPACATTLIVSLGLLSTLLEGAIIILAVVVLVVTHRLLLATERLGVRYTEDWKSK
- a CDS encoding universal stress protein, with protein sequence MTRQVLVPIDDSNPARAALEHALTVFDPETAVSVIHVVDDLESGYGGGPTADDHEPAFFDDVETRAADRHLETQVVEGTPADAILEYVDEHGIDQIVMGSEGRAGVSRMLLGSVAENVTRRASVPVTIVPHER
- a CDS encoding TrkH family potassium uptake protein — protein: MRIRVEWRASCSLTGTVLKWLAVPLTAPLLLAILDGDDPLPFLVAIAVTIAVGLALEQITDERELGQRESFLVVALIWFSIGFVGAIPFVVAGVGSIAHPINALFESVSGLTTTGATVMEDFSAHSRAIMLWRQLIQWLGGLGILIVAIGLLSHLMVGGAQLMETETQTRNVTKLRPHISETARLIWGLYVGLTVLAICVFYGLHVAGVAENMDLFNAVSHALTSVATAGFSPEPDSVGAFSPVVQWSVMPFMILGSTNFVLLYYITQGDFERPLQSEELRFYLGTIVVFGTIVVAILLLDSNPGLDGDLEATVRHGLFNVVSLITTTGYASTDFDTWTVGAKHMLFLCMFLGGMAGSTTCSIKSLRWVIVLKAFRRNLFTVVHPEAVRPLRLGDSVVDEETVNDVFSYVLLALVIFFLLTIFLVVDATRAGTGNFNEFAALGAAASIFLNIGPAFELAGPMDNYAGFPTSSRAVMIVMMWIGRIEIIPVLVLLTPAYWRS
- the hisB gene encoding imidazoleglycerol-phosphate dehydratase HisB, whose protein sequence is MSERTATATRETAETTIECTLGVDGTGSATIDTGIGFFDHMLEALAKHGLFDLEVDCDGDLEIDDHHTVEDVAIVLGTALDEALGDRAGIVRYADRRVPLDEAVAGAVVDLSGRPRFYFDGEFSQASVGGFTSDMARHFCETLAMNAGITLHVDVEGENAHHEVEALFKTLARTLDDATRLDDRREGTPSTKGTLNG